The [Flavobacterium] thermophilum genome has a segment encoding these proteins:
- a CDS encoding Type IV secretory pathway, VirB4 components encodes MQSTVNSLFEIPIEDSIGVVFKVDSYNVAVSVSDDDTLKSVNVNGFVLIHTSDPNTRLIGRIERVLRTEGRYIEPDGLESGEIIDYEVNNVVHITALGTLRGPGGTRTRTIFTRSVDILPEIGANCFLLDGEKLSVFTSLVADTTSATQSPLTLGSYSLAKDSKAIIDGDAFFQRHAMIVGSTGSGKSYTVARIVEQAASLPNTNMIIFDIHGEYAPLESHPNIIRYKIAGPGDLNNPGEQILFLPYWLLGYEDMLALILDRSDSNAPNQAMAFSNIVIDAKKVMLEQNEMNEVLKTFTIDSPVPFEMDYVIEELKRLNEEKVQRNGRTVNGPFNGKFDRFIPRLESKLKDRRYGFLFELDENKLNPDYLDKLIIKLMMPSSSENCGVKIIDFSEVPSDILPIVVSIIAKLVFQVQQWTVPNERYPIALVCDEAHLYLPSKQLANAAEIRALSHFERIAKEGRKYGVSLTIVSQRPSELNTTIMSQCNNVISLRLANQADKVAVCNLLPENLGGIKDVLPTLGVGEGIVVGDSCLLPTRIKIQEPEFKPVSKSLKFWTIWKEGTHIQQDLSKSVDNLRKQILK; translated from the coding sequence ATGCAGTCCACAGTTAATTCATTATTTGAAATTCCTATTGAGGATAGTATTGGTGTAGTGTTTAAGGTTGATAGCTATAATGTAGCTGTATCAGTTTCTGATGATGATACACTTAAATCAGTAAATGTTAATGGTTTTGTTTTAATACATACATCGGATCCTAACACAAGATTAATTGGACGAATAGAAAGAGTCTTAAGGACTGAAGGAAGGTATATTGAGCCCGATGGTTTAGAATCAGGAGAGATTATTGATTATGAGGTAAATAATGTTGTACATATAACTGCACTTGGAACATTAAGAGGACCTGGTGGAACAAGAACACGTACTATATTTACACGTTCGGTGGATATACTTCCCGAAATAGGTGCAAATTGTTTTTTACTAGATGGTGAGAAACTCTCTGTATTTACATCATTAGTTGCTGATACAACATCAGCTACTCAAAGTCCATTAACTCTTGGTTCTTATTCTTTAGCGAAGGATTCAAAGGCAATAATTGATGGAGATGCTTTTTTTCAACGCCATGCAATGATTGTTGGATCAACGGGTTCTGGGAAATCTTATACAGTTGCAAGAATTGTTGAACAAGCTGCCTCCTTACCAAATACGAATATGATAATATTTGATATTCACGGTGAATATGCTCCATTAGAAAGTCATCCAAACATTATTAGATATAAAATAGCTGGTCCAGGTGATCTAAATAATCCGGGTGAACAAATATTGTTTTTACCTTATTGGTTATTAGGTTATGAAGATATGTTAGCATTGATTTTGGACCGTAGTGATAGTAACGCCCCAAACCAAGCTATGGCATTTTCAAATATTGTTATTGATGCAAAAAAAGTTATGCTCGAACAAAATGAAATGAATGAAGTTTTAAAGACTTTTACGATAGATAGTCCTGTACCTTTTGAAATGGATTATGTAATTGAGGAATTAAAAAGGTTAAATGAAGAAAAAGTACAAAGGAATGGGAGGACAGTGAATGGTCCCTTTAATGGAAAATTTGACAGATTTATTCCTAGACTTGAATCCAAATTAAAGGATAGAAGGTATGGATTCCTTTTTGAATTAGATGAAAATAAATTAAATCCAGATTATTTAGATAAATTGATAATTAAGTTAATGATGCCTTCATCATCGGAAAACTGCGGGGTTAAAATTATTGATTTTTCTGAGGTCCCTTCTGATATACTTCCTATTGTTGTAAGCATAATTGCAAAGTTAGTTTTTCAAGTGCAACAATGGACTGTTCCAAACGAAAGGTATCCTATTGCCTTAGTCTGTGATGAAGCGCATTTATATTTACCGTCAAAACAATTAGCAAACGCTGCTGAGATTAGGGCTTTGTCTCATTTCGAGAGAATTGCAAAAGAAGGAAGAAAATATGGTGTTAGCCTAACAATAGTAAGCCAGCGTCCTTCTGAATTAAATACAACTATTATGAGTCAGTGTAATAATGTAATTTCGTTGAGGTTGGCTAATCAAGCTGATAAGGTTGCTGTATGTAATTTATTACCTGAGAATTTGGGGGGAATTAAAGACGTTTTACCAACTTTGGGGGTAGGAGAAGGAATTGTTGTAGGTGACTCATGTTTACTTCCTACTAGGATTAAAATTCAAGAACCAGAATTCAAACCAGTTTCAAAATCACTAAAGTTTTGGACTATTTGGAAAGAAGGAACACATATACAACAAGACCTTAGTAAATCGGTTGATAATTTAAGAAAGCAAATACTTAAATAA
- a CDS encoding Resolvase, N terminal domain: MKTVAYYRNSISKEKQKLSIEMQMQHVHEVAAKNRLLIDDEFMDRETSARKKKMEERKGMAQLIEEIKKGRVKNLIVYSRCRLARNVQQYMSLNP, encoded by the coding sequence TTGAAAACGGTTGCTTATTACCGCAACTCGATTAGCAAAGAAAAGCAGAAGCTATCCATTGAAATGCAAATGCAGCATGTGCATGAGGTAGCAGCAAAAAACCGTTTATTGATCGATGATGAGTTTATGGATCGAGAAACGTCCGCCAGAAAAAAGAAAATGGAAGAGAGAAAGGGTATGGCGCAGCTAATCGAAGAAATAAAAAAGGGGCGGGTAAAAAATTTAATTGTGTACAGCCGTTGCCGCTTGGCACGAAATGTACAACAGTATATGAGCCTGAATCCGTGA
- a CDS encoding Transposase DDE domain, with translation MKDFPIRFVLTDEAITPSAGLALVGYLLHRTKLDKRVNALRLPTVRREVHISHSDVIRSMIGLLATGKTDFDHIEAYRQDDIFSASMGIQHVPSSPTLRQRLDQLACLPMTEAIIWEESMRLLVRQHATLSPCWTKGKTTWLPLDVDGSPFDNSDTKKEGVSRTYKGFDGFTPLFAYAGKEGYIVHAELRPGKQHVQDNMPSFLTTAIRRARPLTSSRLLVRMDAGNDAEANVHVCLKEDVDFVIKRNLRRESKALWFQIASQKGRRIDDGQTEGVQTYELCLPQTAAIDGNTYTYVQVTQVTERTMERNGQLMLVPDYEVESYWVRLKGYEHVRMSDVLALYHDHATCEQFHSELKSDLDLERLPSGKMKTNALVLVMGAFVYNLLRLIGQDLLSDPRHPLHHKVKRRRIKTIIQTVITMAGRLVRRSRQIWMKLTRRSGYSEPLLNVYQKWREAR, from the coding sequence ATGAAAGATTTCCCGATTCGGTTTGTATTGACAGATGAAGCGATTACCCCAAGTGCTGGGCTTGCTCTCGTTGGCTACTTACTCCATCGAACGAAACTGGATAAACGGGTAAACGCACTTCGGCTTCCAACGGTTCGTCGAGAAGTGCACATTTCCCATAGCGACGTCATTCGCTCGATGATCGGCTTGCTTGCCACAGGAAAAACGGATTTCGATCATATCGAAGCGTATCGTCAGGACGATATCTTTTCGGCATCGATGGGGATTCAGCACGTGCCTTCCTCTCCAACCTTGCGACAACGACTCGATCAGCTCGCTTGTCTTCCGATGACCGAAGCAATCATTTGGGAGGAATCGATGCGTCTGTTGGTTCGACAACACGCTACCTTGTCCCCTTGTTGGACCAAAGGGAAGACGACATGGCTCCCACTTGATGTAGACGGCTCCCCATTTGACAACTCCGATACGAAAAAAGAAGGAGTGAGTCGAACGTATAAAGGATTTGACGGTTTTACGCCGTTGTTTGCGTACGCAGGGAAGGAAGGGTATATCGTTCATGCCGAGCTGCGTCCAGGGAAACAACATGTACAAGACAACATGCCTTCGTTTTTAACTACCGCCATCCGTCGAGCTCGTCCGCTGACCTCGTCTCGTCTGCTTGTCCGCATGGATGCAGGAAACGATGCGGAAGCGAATGTGCACGTATGTCTAAAGGAAGACGTGGACTTTGTCATCAAGCGAAACTTACGCCGAGAATCGAAAGCGCTTTGGTTCCAGATCGCTTCGCAAAAGGGCAGACGCATCGATGATGGACAAACCGAAGGAGTACAAACGTATGAGTTATGCCTTCCACAGACCGCAGCAATCGATGGAAACACGTATACGTACGTTCAAGTCACCCAAGTGACGGAACGGACGATGGAACGCAATGGACAGCTGATGCTCGTTCCTGATTATGAAGTGGAAAGCTATTGGGTGCGGCTCAAAGGATACGAGCATGTTCGAATGAGTGATGTGCTCGCATTGTATCATGATCATGCGACATGCGAACAGTTTCATAGCGAACTGAAGAGCGACTTAGATTTAGAGCGGCTTCCATCTGGGAAGATGAAAACGAATGCGCTCGTGTTGGTCATGGGAGCCTTCGTTTACAATCTTCTTCGTCTGATTGGACAAGATCTATTAAGCGATCCGAGACATCCGTTGCACCACAAAGTGAAACGCCGCCGCATCAAGACGATTATTCAGACGGTGATCACGATGGCAGGGCGACTCGTCCGTCGATCACGACAGATCTGGATGAAACTGACGCGAAGGAGTGGCTATAGCGAGCCCCTTCTGAACGTCTATCAGAAATGGAGAGAGGCAAGATAA
- a CDS encoding Recombinase — translation MSLYDLLRQHKVNVIFAASFEFPMMYTAEAELIERIVAAMNQEDAEKLVQKLQDSKVTVAREGKHAGGRIPFGYRSPREDLEEDEEESDWILVEEEVKTIKNVYDLFLQKDFSSLTKFVKIVNELGLRFKDNKEWNYSNMQNVLTNPIYKGKRISHIKGEEIEKDVPHLKIVDETVWENVQKKMSKVVKRRKKSKENQNENHVFLLKDLVYCDECNQVMHGKPHQLKGKTFLVYKCKKHSKVRASKDWLENTVIEHANEFFNQIIHTQFAEVIEKIYKGETKGYIEAIEQIDRELKQLEESMVQTVEHALAKEEELQLNKSMLQMLKKYEQSLFVKSELESRIFEISEKFKTIHDWKQESSLKMIDPDMADDQKIELLQDIISRVRVSKEKIEIIFRHPLFTGLEGREEIGLI, via the coding sequence ATGAGTTTATATGATTTACTAAGGCAGCATAAGGTAAATGTCATTTTCGCAGCGAGCTTTGAATTTCCTATGATGTATACGGCGGAGGCTGAATTAATTGAACGGATTGTCGCCGCCATGAATCAGGAAGATGCTGAAAAATTGGTTCAAAAATTGCAAGATTCTAAAGTAACTGTAGCAAGAGAAGGAAAACATGCTGGGGGACGTATTCCATTTGGGTATCGATCACCCCGAGAGGATCTTGAAGAGGATGAGGAGGAGTCTGATTGGATTTTAGTTGAAGAGGAAGTAAAGACAATCAAAAACGTTTATGATTTATTTTTGCAAAAAGATTTTAGCTCCCTCACAAAATTTGTAAAGATAGTAAACGAATTGGGACTGCGCTTTAAAGATAATAAGGAATGGAACTATTCTAATATGCAAAACGTTCTTACAAACCCTATTTACAAAGGAAAAAGAATATCTCACATAAAGGGAGAAGAAATTGAAAAAGATGTGCCGCATCTTAAGATTGTCGATGAAACAGTATGGGAAAACGTTCAAAAGAAAATGAGTAAGGTTGTAAAGAGACGCAAAAAATCAAAAGAAAATCAAAATGAAAACCATGTATTTTTATTAAAAGATCTTGTTTATTGTGATGAATGTAATCAAGTAATGCATGGCAAGCCACATCAATTGAAGGGTAAAACGTTTTTAGTGTATAAATGTAAAAAACATTCCAAAGTGCGAGCATCAAAAGATTGGTTAGAAAACACAGTTATTGAACATGCGAATGAGTTCTTTAACCAAATTATTCATACGCAATTTGCGGAGGTTATTGAGAAAATATACAAGGGAGAGACAAAGGGATATATCGAAGCCATTGAGCAAATTGACCGCGAACTGAAACAGTTAGAGGAAAGCATGGTACAGACAGTGGAGCATGCTCTGGCAAAGGAAGAAGAACTTCAATTAAACAAGTCGATGTTACAGATGTTAAAGAAATATGAACAAAGCTTGTTTGTTAAATCCGAATTAGAATCCAGGATTTTCGAAATAAGCGAAAAGTTTAAGACGATACATGATTGGAAACAGGAGTCATCGTTGAAAATGATTGATCCAGACATGGCAGATGATCAAAAAATAGAATTGCTGCAGGACATTATCTCTCGTGTTCGGGTCAGTAAAGAGAAAATTGAAATTATTTTCCGTCATCCATTATTTACAGGATTGGAGGGAAGGGAAGAAATTGGACTTATCTAA
- a CDS encoding Transposase IS116/IS110/IS902 family has translation MNCTQNYKIDQVTEQTLVVGIDIAKRTHYACFVDDRGRVLRKSFPIFQSKEGFQQLYKAIQGAMQAFGKSEVIVAVEPTGHYWLNLAYFLEEHGIPLVMVNPAHVCRSKELDDNLPTKHDAKDALVIARLAKDGRFLVPRLLHEIEADLRVGSTLKEKLRKEQTAVKNAIVRWTDRYFPEFWTVFRDLGKTALSVLEWTPLPADMAGRSAQELIEVYRQSEGMKCPQKAKIQALINTAKDSIGVTEGTAMARFEIAALVRRYRQLEAEIAALDAELKALVQTTMEYQWLKTVDGLGDATIIDLLAEIGSFAHYRDPRQLVKLAGLTLKENSSGQRKGQKHISKRGRKRLRSVLFRAMIPLIRHNEAFRELHEYYTTRSVNPLTGKQSIVALCRKLLNVLFAICTKKQAFDAERMKQDVLSQVQRAA, from the coding sequence ATGAATTGTACACAAAACTATAAAATTGATCAAGTCACCGAACAAACGCTTGTCGTGGGTATTGATATCGCGAAACGAACCCACTACGCCTGCTTCGTGGATGACCGGGGGCGCGTGCTTCGCAAATCGTTCCCGATCTTCCAGTCGAAAGAGGGGTTTCAACAGCTGTATAAAGCGATTCAGGGAGCGATGCAAGCGTTCGGGAAGTCAGAGGTGATCGTCGCCGTGGAGCCGACCGGGCACTACTGGTTGAACCTGGCCTACTTCCTCGAGGAGCACGGGATCCCGTTGGTCATGGTCAACCCGGCGCATGTGTGCCGGTCGAAAGAACTTGATGACAACCTGCCGACGAAACACGACGCCAAAGACGCCCTGGTCATTGCCAGACTGGCAAAAGACGGACGATTCCTCGTTCCCCGGCTGCTGCACGAGATTGAAGCCGATTTGCGCGTGGGGAGCACGCTCAAAGAGAAGCTCCGCAAGGAACAGACGGCGGTGAAAAACGCGATCGTCCGCTGGACGGATCGGTATTTTCCAGAGTTTTGGACCGTGTTTCGCGACTTGGGAAAAACGGCGCTTTCAGTGCTGGAGTGGACGCCGCTTCCGGCCGATATGGCGGGCCGATCCGCCCAGGAGCTCATCGAGGTGTACCGGCAAAGCGAAGGGATGAAATGCCCGCAGAAGGCCAAAATTCAGGCGTTGATCAACACCGCGAAGGACTCGATTGGGGTGACGGAAGGGACAGCGATGGCCCGGTTTGAGATCGCCGCGCTCGTCCGCCGATACCGCCAATTGGAGGCCGAAATCGCGGCGTTGGACGCCGAGTTGAAGGCATTGGTTCAAACGACGATGGAGTATCAATGGCTGAAAACGGTCGACGGGTTGGGAGACGCCACGATCATCGATCTTCTGGCGGAGATCGGCAGCTTCGCCCATTATCGGGACCCGCGTCAATTGGTGAAGTTGGCGGGCCTGACGCTCAAGGAGAATTCCTCCGGCCAGCGCAAAGGGCAAAAGCACATCTCCAAACGGGGACGGAAACGGCTGCGATCGGTGCTGTTTCGGGCGATGATTCCGCTGATTCGGCATAACGAGGCGTTTCGCGAGCTGCATGAGTATTATACGACCCGATCCGTCAATCCGCTGACCGGAAAGCAGTCCATCGTCGCCTTGTGCCGGAAGCTGTTGAATGTGCTGTTTGCGATTTGTACGAAGAAACAAGCGTTTGACGCGGAGCGAATGAAGCAGGACGTCTTGTCCCAAGTGCAACGGGCGGCCTAA
- a CDS encoding SpoVR family protein, translating to MRNEGWATYWHQRILREMDLTSDEAIEFAKLNANVVQPSRTGINPYYLGLKIFEDIEERWNNPTEEMKKYGVKPGSGRAKIFEVRELESDISFLRNYLTKELVMREDMYLFQKQGKEYKIVDKNWEHIRDQLVSMRVNGGFPYITVNDGDYMRNGELYLKHWYEGIELDLKYLEKVLPYIYQLWGRPVHMETVVEEKPMLFTYDGKTVHRKYL from the coding sequence TTGAGAAACGAAGGCTGGGCGACGTATTGGCATCAGCGCATTTTGCGCGAGATGGATTTGACGAGCGATGAGGCGATTGAATTTGCGAAACTGAACGCCAACGTCGTGCAACCGTCGCGCACCGGCATTAACCCGTACTATTTAGGATTGAAAATTTTTGAAGACATTGAAGAACGGTGGAACAATCCGACCGAGGAAATGAAAAAATACGGCGTCAAGCCGGGGTCGGGGCGGGCGAAAATTTTTGAAGTGCGTGAGCTTGAGTCCGATATTTCGTTTTTGCGCAACTATTTAACGAAAGAGCTCGTCATGCGCGAAGATATGTATTTGTTCCAAAAACAGGGGAAAGAATATAAAATCGTCGACAAAAACTGGGAGCATATCCGCGACCAACTCGTCAGCATGCGGGTAAACGGCGGATTCCCGTATATCACGGTCAATGACGGCGATTATATGCGCAATGGGGAACTGTATTTAAAGCATTGGTATGAAGGGATTGAATTGGATTTGAAATATTTGGAGAAAGTGCTGCCGTACATTTATCAGCTTTGGGGCCGGCCCGTCCATATGGAAACGGTCGTCGAAGAAAAGCCGATGTTGTTTACGTATGACGGGAAAACGGTGCATCGAAAATATTTATAA
- a CDS encoding anaerobic benzoate catabolism transcriptional regulator, producing the protein MLQHIGERIRVLRKQKGISLNAFAERLNVSPAYLSNLETGKTDTIQLSLLEKLQEELSLLPVETTHSSDSEFDIRIQHVMRQLKELEQKHPEIADYLLSTLERGVRLFLNENSTR; encoded by the coding sequence ATGTTGCAACATATAGGAGAACGAATTCGTGTGCTAAGAAAACAAAAAGGAATCAGTTTAAATGCTTTCGCTGAACGTTTAAATGTTTCTCCCGCTTATCTCAGCAATTTAGAAACGGGTAAAACAGACACCATTCAGCTTTCACTTCTCGAAAAACTTCAAGAAGAACTCTCACTCCTTCCTGTTGAAACAACACATTCCAGCGATAGCGAATTCGATATTCGGATCCAACATGTCATGCGACAACTAAAGGAATTGGAACAAAAGCACCCAGAAATTGCTGATTACCTCCTTTCCACACTGGAGCGAGGAGTTCGCCTGTTTTTGAATGAAAACTCCACTCGCTAA
- a CDS encoding Recombinase: protein MLIYSELYKNHHGFSSIARQLPENSYRGKAWTKDRVKNIITNPFYAGYIAIRRKHEKKHNALKDRSEWIMKKSPLIPAVLTIEEWEYCWNLYKTKNERKIPPKHFKTSFLLTGLLKCQNCNGDLIGKDQRTTSNQGKVYGKKVYLCKTCNYKIDADDAHQTVLRVFKSYQGIDTEKLISAVQEKVETEISNVKKSIEDLKVSWQTEKRKLQLCDIEIEKAFKRKEEKEPHIKILIITKDRILNKIHQIERWIEEKEAKIKFLEEVQKNGNLIKA, encoded by the coding sequence ATGCTCATCTACAGTGAGTTATATAAAAATCATCATGGCTTTTCATCTATTGCCAGACAGCTTCCTGAAAACAGTTATCGTGGAAAAGCATGGACTAAGGACCGTGTAAAAAACATCATTACGAATCCCTTTTATGCAGGTTATATCGCGATCAGAAGAAAGCACGAAAAGAAACACAATGCGTTAAAAGACAGAAGTGAGTGGATAATGAAAAAAAGTCCACTTATTCCGGCGGTTTTAACGATTGAAGAATGGGAGTATTGCTGGAATCTATACAAAACAAAGAACGAGAGGAAAATTCCACCGAAACATTTTAAAACATCTTTTCTGTTAACAGGTTTGTTAAAGTGCCAAAATTGCAATGGGGATTTAATTGGAAAAGATCAGCGAACGACAAGTAACCAGGGAAAAGTATATGGAAAGAAAGTGTATTTATGCAAAACATGCAATTATAAAATCGATGCAGACGACGCACATCAAACGGTATTAAGAGTGTTCAAAAGTTATCAAGGTATAGATACGGAGAAACTTATCTCGGCTGTTCAGGAAAAAGTGGAAACAGAAATTAGCAACGTCAAGAAAAGTATTGAGGATTTAAAAGTGTCATGGCAAACAGAAAAACGAAAACTCCAGCTTTGCGATATTGAAATTGAAAAAGCTTTTAAAAGGAAGGAAGAAAAGGAACCTCACATCAAAATATTGATCATTACAAAAGATCGAATCCTAAACAAAATTCATCAAATTGAACGTTGGATTGAGGAAAAAGAGGCAAAAATAAAATTCTTAGAAGAGGTTCAAAAAAATGGGAATTTAATTAAAGCCTGA
- a CDS encoding FOG: Transposase has translation MAPTSVANKSSQPSSGIISECHPQIFYSHFTLGLTLQLSKPVIKHLIHIVDALTTKGFSGTLTDIHYWSFHPNHRTTLSHFFTKSPWNEERLLGKLQEWILSQVERLAKRKNQPLFVSIDDTICQKTKPSSRAVHAIQGCDWHYSHKDHQSVWGHSLVWRMVHTFTQAFPFAFRLYDKKAGKSKIDLAMEMLSSLKVKRAQPVYVLMDSWYPSKKLIEACLKQGFHVIAMLKTNRILYPKGIAIQAKQFTRYIESKDTRLVTVGQERYRVYRYEGAIHGLDDAVVLLAWKADQPMAPEHLHCILSTDRELGDEDILRYYAQRWTIECFFRQAKDQLKLDGYRVRHIRAVKRYWAVVLLACVYSIAESRQNLSTGLELLRSRKDHSVVEFIYDAAKQDIPIDVIKKQLRIA, from the coding sequence GTGGCCCCGACGAGCGTCGCGAACAAAAGTTCGCAACCCTCGTCGGGGATCATTTCGGAATGTCACCCACAAATATTTTACTCACACTTCACGCTGGGGTTGACGCTGCAGCTTTCCAAACCGGTCATCAAGCATCTCATTCATATTGTCGATGCCTTGACCACCAAGGGATTCTCGGGAACATTGACTGATATTCATTACTGGAGCTTTCACCCGAATCATCGAACGACGCTCAGTCACTTTTTCACGAAAAGCCCTTGGAACGAGGAAAGGCTGCTTGGGAAGCTTCAAGAGTGGATCCTTTCCCAGGTCGAACGACTGGCCAAACGGAAGAATCAACCCCTTTTTGTTTCGATTGATGATACGATTTGCCAAAAAACAAAGCCTTCGTCACGGGCTGTGCACGCCATTCAAGGGTGCGACTGGCACTACTCGCATAAAGATCATCAATCGGTCTGGGGGCATTCGCTCGTTTGGCGGATGGTGCACACCTTCACGCAGGCGTTCCCATTTGCGTTCCGCCTGTATGACAAGAAAGCGGGAAAAAGCAAGATCGACCTGGCGATGGAGATGCTTTCCTCGCTCAAGGTGAAGCGGGCTCAGCCGGTGTATGTGCTCATGGATTCGTGGTATCCGTCTAAGAAGCTCATCGAAGCCTGTCTGAAACAGGGATTCCATGTCATCGCGATGCTCAAGACGAACCGGATTCTCTACCCGAAAGGCATCGCCATCCAAGCCAAGCAGTTTACCCGCTATATCGAGTCCAAAGACACCCGCCTCGTCACGGTGGGGCAGGAGCGTTATCGCGTGTATCGCTATGAGGGGGCCATCCATGGCCTCGATGACGCGGTGGTGCTGCTGGCTTGGAAGGCGGATCAGCCGATGGCGCCGGAACATCTTCATTGCATCTTGAGCACCGACCGGGAACTCGGGGACGAAGACATCTTGCGTTACTACGCCCAGCGCTGGACGATCGAGTGCTTTTTCCGGCAGGCGAAAGATCAACTGAAGCTGGATGGATACCGCGTTCGCCACATTCGGGCGGTGAAACGGTATTGGGCGGTGGTGCTGTTGGCCTGCGTGTACAGCATCGCCGAATCCCGACAAAACCTCTCCACCGGGCTGGAGCTTCTTCGGTCGCGGAAAGACCACAGCGTCGTCGAGTTCATTTATGACGCTGCAAAGCAAGATATTCCCATTGATGTGATCAAAAAACAGCTCCGTATCGCGTAA
- a CDS encoding Transposase and inactivated derivatives, which translates to MDLSKILTPGMKGVFYGRHSTHKQTMETQRRSAYDLAEKYQCTIVEEILDEGVSSRKKDREGYKRLIAAAYEKKFDFVIIYSHSRIARIPEEHDLIRATMHILDIPIIESETESLYDFGDTIFRAIKDGVAKYELDKIRINTKNAIETLAKNGRWTGGRAPFGYQYTSKKEGGTEKFDIVEAEIELVKKVFELL; encoded by the coding sequence TTGGACTTATCTAAGATTTTGACACCAGGCATGAAAGGGGTTTTTTATGGTCGGCATTCCACGCATAAGCAGACAATGGAAACACAGCGTCGTAGCGCCTATGATTTAGCCGAAAAATATCAGTGTACAATTGTGGAGGAAATTCTGGACGAGGGAGTGTCTTCACGAAAAAAAGATCGTGAAGGATATAAGAGATTGATTGCTGCAGCTTATGAAAAGAAATTTGACTTCGTTATTATCTACTCACATTCCCGCATTGCACGCATACCTGAAGAACATGATCTGATACGCGCAACGATGCATATATTAGATATCCCAATCATCGAAAGTGAAACAGAAAGTTTATATGATTTTGGCGACACCATTTTTAGAGCGATTAAAGATGGAGTAGCCAAATATGAGCTGGATAAAATCCGAATCAATACAAAAAATGCAATTGAAACGTTGGCGAAAAATGGACGATGGACAGGTGGCAGAGCTCCGTTTGGGTATCAGTATACTTCCAAAAAGGAAGGAGGAACCGAAAAGTTTGATATAGTGGAAGCTGAAATAGAATTGGTGAAAAAAGTGTTTGAGTTACTGTAG